A genomic region of Lytechinus pictus isolate F3 Inbred chromosome 2, Lp3.0, whole genome shotgun sequence contains the following coding sequences:
- the LOC129254042 gene encoding pyruvate dehydrogenase [acetyl-transferring]-phosphatase 1, mitochondrial-like — MACQMRLSLTLIRLKCTKTNFVSNCRKVHRSSAQLISFVQKDRNERFSSFNGKWLTFTRSLGTSSQSQYPWRVNPVLTPEQTSEVLQQNEVSVHFDEESSQKDVQRYDSNQLFSNKPGEDRRAIAECLLSNGILFGIFDGHGGTACAQAVSERLFNYIAAETLPFHTLPKILAQLQSGEANELVKWHRHPNDYKLQATVDLYKESLIKYVQANLSVDVLDDDSTADVLKTAFDRLDNDFSTEAMRATTESLGIEPVLTAVTGSCACVAYVDDQDLYVANVGDCRAVLGRKSEYGTWEAVPLTVDHNVQNLGEVERIKGGHPSHESTTVIKNGRLLGELMPLRAFGNIRFKWTAEMQQKLMRTFIGYVPPKSYHTPPYLITTPEVTYRRLTPNDKFLILASDGLWDMLTNDKAVQLVGEHMKSMKASSSYSVEEGSTLKNIMADLKERMDILKSLDTNSATHLIRYALCGVANDFDLNKLAEILSLPDAIARQHRDDMTVTVIYFDS, encoded by the coding sequence ATGGCATGTCAGATGAGATTGAGTCTGACTTTGATTCGTTTGAAATGTACTAAAACCAACTTTGTTAGCAACTGCCGAAAAGTCCATAGAAGTAGCGCACAACTGATATCCTTTGTACAAAAGGATAGGAATGAGAGATTCAGTTCATTTAATGGGAAATGGCTGACATTTACACGGAGTTTAGGAACCAGCTCTCAATCTCAATACCCATGGCGTGTGAACCCAGTGCTTACCCCTGAACAGACAAGTGAGGTCCTGCAACAAAATGAAGTCAGTGTCCATTTTGATGAGGAATCGTCACAAAAAGATGTGCAGAGATACGACAGTAATCAGCTGTTTTCCAACAAGCCAGGAGAGGATAGAAGAGCCATTGCAGAGTGTTTGCTGAGCAATGGGATTCTTTTTGGCATTTTTGATGGACATGGAGGAACAGCTTGTGCTCAAGCAGTATCAGAACGTCTGTTTAATTACATAGCGGCAGAGACACTTCCTTTCCACACCTTGCCAAAGATTCTAGCCCAACTTCAGAGTGGAGAGGCGAATGAATTAGTAAAGTGGCACAGGCATCCAAAtgattataaattacaagctaCTGTCGACCTCTACAAGGAAAGCTTGATCAAATATGTCCAAGCGAATCTCTCTGTAGATGTTTTGGATGATGATTCTACTGCAGATGTCCTGAAAACTGCATTTGATCGATTGGATAATGATTTTTCAACAGAAGCAATGAGAGCCACAACGGAATCTCTTGGTATTGAACCTGTTTTAACAGCTGTCACTGGTTCATGTGCTTGTGTGGCATATGTGGATGATCAGGATCTGTATGTTGCCAATGTAGGTGATTGTCGAGCAGTGTTGGGACGTAAATCTGAGTATGGTACATGGGAAGCAGTCCCTTTAACAGTAGACCACAATGTGCAGAATCTAGGTGAAGTGGAGCGAATAAAGGGAGGGCACCCCTCTCATGAATCTACAACTGTGATCAAGAACGGACGACTTCTTGGTGAGCTGATGCCTCTCAGAGCTTTTGGTAACATTCGTTTCAAATGGACTGCCGAGATGCAACAGAAACTGATGCGAACATTCATTGGTTATGTCCCACCCAAGAGTTACCACACTCCTCCGTATCTTATAACAACACCAGAGGTGACCTATCGCAGGTTAACTCCCAATGACAAGTTCCTTATTCTTGCTTCAGATGGTCTCTGGGATATGCTGACCAATGATAAGGCTGTTCAGCTCGTTGGAGAGCACATGAAATCCATGAAAGCTTCAAGCAGCTATTCTGTAGAGGAAGGTTCTACGTTGAAAAACATCATGGCAGATCTCAAAGAAAGAATGGACATCCTCAAGTCATTAGACACCAACTCTGCTACACATCTGATTCGCTATGCACTCTGCGGAGTTGCAAATGACTTTGATCTGAACAAACTGGCCGAGATTCTGAGTCTTCCAGATGCTATTGCAAGGCAGCACAGAGATGACATGACTGTCACTGTCATTTATTTTGACTCCTGA